The Chlamydia poikilotherma DNA segment AATCTAGTTAATCAGGAACCCCTCGACCAACCCGACTCAAGCCAATGCCCCCACAGGGATCTTACTAATTACCCCCATTTAGAAGGAAAAAACTGTCAAGATTTTCGTATATTTGCTTATCCCATGTGGCATCATCCCTTTGCCGCCAATCAAGAGGAAATAACCACGAGGATGACGGCAACAGTACAAGCTGGATACGCAGGATTATCCCATTGGACATTAGTCATTGTAAATCTGGATAGAAAAGAAATTCTTTACTTCGATAGCCTTGCGCATTTTGTACCGAACAATGAGATTGATCCCGCTCTGAATTCTATCGCAACTAGATTAGGAAACTGTCACCCCGATGCTAATGGAGCAGGTTCTCCATTTACTGTGAAAAAAGTTGTCGAAACCCCCATACAAAGAGATGGTTCCTCTTGCGGAATTTGGGTTTCTTTATTCCTTGAAAAATATTTAGAAAATCCTAACTATACGATTCCGCCTATGGGGGATACGGAAACAGAAAACTACTTACAAAGTTTCTTGAATACCATCCCACAACGCCCATTAACCCAACATAATCGCCGTATCCTAACTTCTCTATGTATAGATTCACCAAATTAATTCGCCGCACCGCAATCCTCCTAACTCTGTTTTCTTCCTACGCATTAGCAACAACAAAGGAAAATGGGTCATTTATTGTAATCACAGGAGCTTCAGGTCAATTAGGATCAGCAATCACACATTACCTACACGATCGAGATTATTATCTATTGCTTGTAGGAAGACAAAAGAGCAAACTGTCTGCCCTACACGAGCAAAATCCCAACTCCTCAACTCTAGCCATAGACTACTCTCTACCGGGATATCTCACCGATTATAAAAAAACACTTAAAGACTTAAATCGTCCTGTTCACGGGCTCATCATTTCTACCCCACGTCCTCTTTGGGGCGGTATACTACAATCTCCAGAATCTTGGGAAGCTATACTGAGAACAACCTTTATAGCACAGACAGCTTTGATTCAAGCCACTCTTCCTTACATGGCTCCCCAAAGTTCTATTGTTATTATAGGGGGAACCACATCAGTACAACTAATTCCTTCCTACGGTCTTTCCTGTGTTATTCGTCGTATGTGGACAACATATACAAAAGCACTGGCGCACGAACTAGGACCAAAAGGAATTCGCGCGAACGTTGTTTCTCCAGGAGTCGTACGCACTCCATTCCACCAAGAAAGGATCCGAGAAAAAGCAAGGGTAAATCACTTTAGTTATGTAGAAGAATATAATAAAGAGACCGAGTCCATACCTTTACGACGTTTTTGTGAAACTGAGGAACTAGCAACAACCATAGAATTCCTTTTATCCTCATCATCATCCTTCATTTCAGGAACCAATTTAATTCTTGACGGAGGATGTACAACTTCTTTCCGCTAGCTATCCTTTCTTATTTAAAATTAGTTAATTCACTTATATCTAATAAAATAATAGAAAGTTTCCAATCCTATCTTATTAAAATCACTTATCAACAAGTATGTTTTCGATTTTTTAACTAAAACCAACACTTATCTTTCTAATTTCAAATATTTTAACATAGATTTTCAAAAATCCGTTAATATTGACTTTCTAGAAATTCTGTGTTAAGAATTGCCTCCTTTGTCTACGTTTTCAACCTCTTTCTAGAAAAATATTATTTATGGATGAATGCCCTGAACAATGGTCACTAGAAGCTATTAAAGAAGTATACGACACGCCTGTTTTTGAATTAATTCATAGAGCGAATGCTATACTAAGAAGTAACTTCCCCCATTCAGAATTACAAACTTGTTATCTAGTTTCGATAAAAACAGGAGGTTGCACTGAGGATTGCGCCTATTGTGCACAATCTTCCCGCTACCAAACTAATGTTAAACCCGAACCAATGATGAAAATTACCGAGGTTATGGATCGAGCAAAACATGCTGTAGACTCCGGAGCCACACGTGTCTGCCTAGGCGCTGCTTGGAGAGAGGTAAAGGATAATCATCAATTTGACCGCACCTTAGAAATGATCAAGGGCATTACAAACATGGGAGCTGAGGTTTGTTGTGCTTTAGGAATGTTAACTGCTAGCCAAGCAAAAAAACTTTATGAGGCTGGTCTGCATGCCTATAATCATAATTTAGACTCTTCTGAAGGATTTTATAAAACTATCATTACTACAAGAAAATATGAAGATCGTTTGAAAACTTTAGATGTAGTTGAGAAATCTGGAATAAGGACGTGTTGCGGTGGGATTGTTGGTATGGGAGAAACTTCCGACGATCGTATTGGATTACTCCATACTTTAGCTTGTAGAGAGCGCATGCCAGAATCTGTGCCTGTAAATGTCCTCTGGCCTATAGAGGGAACGCCTCTTCAAGATCAAGAATCGATATCCTTTTGGGAAATATTACGCACAATAGCTACAGTACGTGTTATATTTCCTCATTCTATGGTACGCCTTGCTGCAGGACGTGCTTTCCTATCCGTAGAACAGCAAACACTATGTTTTATCGCTGGAGCAAATTCTATTTTCTATGGAGAGAAACTCCTAACCGTAGATAACAACGGTATAAACGAAGATACCGAAATGCTGAATTTACTTGGAATGCGTCACCGTTCAGCATTCTCAGTGAAAAGAGGGCAGTCATGCCAATCTGCGACCTGCTAACCGAAAGATTAGAGAAACAAAAATATAGAAATAAATAGCGAACTTTAAAAACTACTGCTTATGTACTTGTAACTTCTGCTATAGAAATGCGTGCTTCCAAACTCTATCATAATGTCTTAAAAGACGCGGGAAGCAAAATTACGATAAAATCCATAATCTTAGAAGAACAAGAACATCTAGCAGAAATGGAATCAGAATTAGCAACAACACCTCATGCAAAAGAACTTTTTTTCTTACGCTTGTGAGTTTGAAAGTACACTATGCTTGCAATTACTAAGCTATTTAGAAAAACTAACAGAAACAATCTGCACAGTTTAACCTTATATAGAATTACATTTTCTTAGACGATAAATAGCGATTCAGGCAAGCTTTTGGAAAACTAAAAATAAGTTAGCCAAAATGCTTGCTTATAAGATTTCTCCCTCCTCCATTTCTGGGAATGTTTGTATTCCCCCATCTAAGTCTCATACTCTACGAGCAATTTTTTGGGCTTCCGTATCTCATGGCACTTCAATAATAGATAATGCTTTAGAATCTCCTGACTCAGCAGTGATGATTCAAGCTTGTAAGCAACTTGGAGCAAAGATTCATAAAAGATCCTCATCTCTTGAGATTACAGGAACCTCCAATCTTAGATTGCCAGAAAATACAGTTATCAATGCAGGAAGTTCTGGGATTGTCTTTCGTTTTTTCACAGCAATTGCAGCTATATTCTCTGAAAAAATAACAATTACAGGATCTTCTCAATTACAAAGACGTCCCATAGCTCCATTAATCAAAGCCTTAGAAAATTTCGGAGCTACGTTTTCATATCAAGGAGATCTATACACAATCCCCTTCTCCGTTTCAGGACCTATTTCTTCAGGATATACTGAAGTCTTAGGAGACGATTCGCAATATGCCTCAGCCCTTGCAATGGCGTGCTCTTTAGCAGAAGGTCCTTTCTCCTTTACTATAATCAATCCTAAAGAACGCCCCTGGTTTAAATTGACCTTATGGTGGTTAGAACAATTAGCTATCCCCTATGCACAATCAGAGGATACCTATTCATTTCTAGGAAAAGCTCGCCCGAAAGCTTTTTCCTATACTGTTGGGGGTGATTTTAGTAGTGCAGCATTTCTTGTCGCTGCTGCACTACTTTCCCAATCCCCACATCCCACATACTTAAAAAATCTTAATATCGATGATGTCCAGGGGGATAAAAAATTATTCTTTCTCCTTCAAAAGCTGGGGGCAAACATTATTTTTGAAAACAATACGGTTATTGTTTTCCCCTCTACACTTTCTGGTGGGGATATAGATATGGATCCCTTTATTGATGCTCTTCCTATCCTCGCAGTTATCTGTTGCTTTGCTACCTCCCCTTCACATTTATATAATGCTCGAGGAGCTAAAGACAAAGAAAGTGATCGCATTATTGCTATTACCCAAGAACTTCAAAAAATGGGTGCATGTATTCAACCTTGTCATGATGGTTTACTCATCAATCCTAGTCCTCTATACGGAGCTTCTATGCAATCCCATAATGATCACAGAATAGCCATGGCATTATCTATAGCGGCGATGTATGCCTCTGGAGATAGTATTATCTCTGACACTGAATGTATAAAAAAAACTTTTCCAAATTTTATACAAATTTTAAATTCATTACACACAAACATTCAGGAATACTATGAACCTATTTTTCTGCGGACTACCAACAGTGGGCAAGACCTTGCTGGGTCGAGCCTTTGCTAATTATCTATCGATTTCTTTCTTCGATATCGATGATTTAATTGTAAGTAACTATGGCAACGAGCTATATTCCTCAGGGTGCGAGATATTTCAAGCTGTTGGAGACGAGGTGTTTGCATCTTTAGAAATAGAAGCCCTACGCTCTTTACCTCTAGATAATAGCGTCGTAGCTTTAGGTGGGGGCACAATCATGCATCAAGAAGCTTGTACTATAATTAAAAACAGGGGGATTTTGATTTATCTATCCCTTCCTCTTGTTGAAATTCATAAACGACTCTTGAAACGCGGTCTTCCTGAAAGATTAAAGCGAGCTACGAATGTAGAAGAAATTTTACAACAACGTATAGATCATATGCAACGTGTAGCGAATTATAGTTTTCCTTTAGATGATGTGGATCTCTTAGACGAGCATTCGTTGTTATCTGCTTGTAAATCTCTTAATACTTTACTAAATCAATGAGAAATCGATTCGGTTCTTTATTTTCTCTAACCACATGGGGAGAATCTCACGGGCCCTCTATTGGGGTTGTTATTGACGGTTGTCCTGCAGGTTTATTGCTTAAGCCTGAAGATTTCATACCCGCAATGTCGCGTAGATCTCCGGGAAGACCTGGAACATCTCCTCGCAAAGAAAGCGATATCGTACATATTCTTTCTGGAGTATATCAAGGAAAGACAACGGGAGCACCTATTGCCCTCCAAATTTTCAATACCGATGTAAAAAGCGCTGTATACTATAAGCAAGATGATCGTTATCGTCCCGGTCATGGACAATTTGCTTATGAAAAAAAATATGGTATTGTAGATCCCTTAGGAGGAGGAAGATCATCTGCCCGGGAAACAGCGTGTCGCGTAGCTGCAGGGGTTATCGCAGCAAAGATTCTCACTCACTATGATATTTATTGTTTAGCCTTCTTATCCAAAATCGGAAAAGAATCTATTGAAGAATATCCAAAATTCTCTAAAGAATTTGCGCAAAGTATCTATAACTCTCCTTTTCTTTCTCCTCTCGATAATGATTCTATTTTCCAAATATTGACTAATCTACAAAATGAAGAAGACTCTTTAGGTGGAATAGTATCTTTTATCACTTCGCCTATTCATGAAAGTCTTGGCGAGCCAGTATTTAATAAAGTGCAGGGAGTTTTAGCCTCAGCACTTATGAGTATTCCCGCTGCTAAAGGATTTGAAATAGGCTTAGGATTTGCTTCTGCAGATAGGTTCGGATCAGAATATATTGATCCATTTATCATTGAGAATGGGAATATCTCTATGAAATCGAATAACTGTGGAGGCTCACTCGGAGGAATTACTGTGGGAATGCCTCTCAACGGACGCGCAGCATTTAAACCTACATCCTCAATTAGGAAACCCTGCTTCACAGTAACAAAATCTGGAGAATCAACTATTTATGCTACAGAAAAAGAAAGTCGCAATGATCCTTGTGTAGCTATAAGGGCTGTTAGTGTTGTAGAAGCAATGGTAAATCTTGTTCTTGCTGATTTATTACTACAACAACGGTGTGCTAGGCTATGATAGAGAATTTTATCTCCGATCCGCATAACGTTAAACTCGTGGAAAATTTCTTTAACAAGAAGTTATTTTCTTCAATATCTACAGACTTTCCTATTGTAATTATTAGTGATCTCCATGTAGCAGAAGAAATTCTTCCTCCCATCTTAGATTTCATGGATTCTTTAGATTATAAGGTAATCCTACTAACATTCCCTCCTGGAGAGAAAAATAAAACATGGGAAATCTTTATTTCTCTACAAAATCAGCTTGTTGATCAAGATGTTTCTTTAGGATCTACAATCATCGGTATCGGTGGAGGTATAGTTTTAGACATGGCCGGATTCCTGGCTTCTACGTATTGTCGAGGAGTTCAGCTATTTTTGATTCCCACAACAATGACAGCAATGATTGATGCAAGTATTGGTGGAAAAAACGGAATCAATCTACGGGGATTAAAAAATCGTCTAGGAACTTTTTATCCTCCGAAAGATGTATGGATATGTCCTGAGTTCTTAGCGACATTACCAAGGAGAGAGTGGTTTCACGGAATTTCTGAATCCATAAAGCATGGATGTATTGCCGATGCATATATATGGGAGTTTTTGCATAACTATAGCGATATGCTCTTTTCTTCTCGGGAAATTCTGAATGAGTTTATTAAAAGAAACTGCATGATTAAAGCTGCTATCGTCACTAAAGATCCTAAAGATAAAAATCTAAGAAAAATACTCAATTTCGGTCATACGATTGCCCATGCAATAGAAACACTATCTAAAGGCTATATCCCTCATGGATTGGCAGTAAGTGTGGGAATGATGGTAGAAATGAAAATTTCTCTAGAATCAGGAATTATGAAAAATCCTTATCTTATCGAGCAGTTATATAACTTATTAAAACATTTCTGTTTGCCTACAACTTTTGAAGAACTACGATCTCTGATTCCACAACATCTTCATAACGGATTTTATAATCCGGAAAATATTATCCACACACTCGGTTATGATAAGAAAAATCTATCGAAAAAAGCCCTAAGAATGGTCATGATAGAACATTTAGGAAGAGTCGCTCCATATAATGGCGCCTACTGTGCAACACCAAAAATGGATATTCTTTATGAAGTTCTAAAAAGTGAATGCCATGTTATGTGCAACAATTAGCGGTCCTTCTTTTTCTGAAGCGAAACAACAACTTTTGCACTCGTTATCGCTAGTAGATAGTATAGAGTTGCGTATCGATTGTCTTTTATCTCTATCATCAGATCAGCTGAAACATTTGGTTTTTTTAGCAAAGAAACCTATTCTTACATTAAAAAAGCACGCTAGCTTATCTGAGTCGGAATGGGTAGAACGCACCATGGAACTAGCAAAATTACAACCTGATTATCTCGATATCGATAAAGATTTTCCTAAAGAAGCTTTAAGAGATATCCAAAATCAATATCCTAATATAAAAATTATTCTTTCTTATCATAGCCAAACCTCAGAATACGTTCCGAATCTTTATAATGACATGCTAAAACAACAAGCGGATCATTATAAAATCGCAATCACTTCAACCAAATCCGTGGATACCCTCCGTTATATACAAATAAAAAAACATCTTCCCGAAAACACTACGCTACTTTGCATGGGAAATGAAGGAATCGCTTCTCGCATTCTTTCGCCAGTAATGAAAAATGCTATTAATTATGCTTCAGCAATAAACGCTCCCAAAGTAGCTCCAGGGCAACTTTCTATAGAAGATCTATTAGCATATAACTATGCCAACCTCTCTTCAGAAGCGAGTATCTATGGTCTTATTGGTAATCCTGTAGATCGCAGTATCAGTCATCTTTCCCATAATAAACTATTCTCAGAACTGAATATGAAGATGAGTTACATAAAAATTCTTCTAACATCTCAAGAGCTTAAAGAATTTTTCTCCCTAACGCGAAATCTCCCTTTTCGAGGACTTAGTGTAACTATGCCCTTTAAAACCGATGTTCTTGACTATATCGATGTTTTTGATGTTTCTGTAAAACATTGCCAGTCTTGCAATACTCTGGTTTTCAATAATAATAAGATCACGGGATACAATACAGACGGTTTAGGACTATTAAATCTCTTGAAACGCAAAAATATTGCCTTACAAAATACACACGTAGCTATTGTAGGTTCTGGAGGAGCAGCAATGGCTATAGCAACGACATTTGCTTATGCAGGAGCTCGTATTAGTATCTTCAACCGGACAGAAGCTAATGCTAAAAAACTCGCTGAGTTATGTAATGGGCATGCATTTCCTTTAAACTCTCTATCAGAAAATCATAACATAGATATTCTAATTTTATGCCTTCCTCCTAATGTGGAAATCCCAGAAGTCTTATCTCCTGTAATTATCGATATCAATACATTGCCTAAAGAATCCGACTACACAAGAAAAGCTAAAACGCAAGGATGCCGTATCCTTTACGGATATGAGATGTTTGCAGAGCAAGCTCTACTACAATTTTCTTTATGGTTTTCTGAAAAACTCTCTGAAGAGGATAGCCAGAAATTCCGTATTAGCGTGGAAAATATTGTTAATGCGATGTAAAAAATCCTTGTTTTGCTCTATACTTGCTAAAATTTTTTATTTGAAAGTATATGCAAAAATATTGGCTATTTTTCTTTTTTCTTCTTCCTCTAGCTATTCATAGTAGCGAAACTACACGTTATGTAGAGGTAAAATCCATTCATGAGATCGCAGGTGATATCCTTCATGATAGCAGTGACTTTTGGTTAATACTTGATCTCGATGACACTTTATTAGAAGGAGCCCAAGCGTTAACACAATCATTGTGGTTACAGAAAACAATAGAAGGATTCCAACAGTTAGGGCTTTCTGAATATGAAGCTTGGGAAACTACCTACCC contains these protein-coding regions:
- a CDS encoding Ulp1 family isopeptidase, with product MANFLLSPPNMQSGSIYTLCNPTPLLPKDQKSKSIGEKTPITGPGSFDNASFLSKLARVILAAILIIVTLGLILCFMSTQNLLDLNTHEICVDYLDYDYPPYFPYRYDTIYRSIPYSPEPTITFATWDNGEIFTHFLRLTETYSKLFITSFLDTPSCFSIERHILQDQHMLNLVNQEPLDQPDSSQCPHRDLTNYPHLEGKNCQDFRIFAYPMWHHPFAANQEEITTRMTATVQAGYAGLSHWTLVIVNLDRKEILYFDSLAHFVPNNEIDPALNSIATRLGNCHPDANGAGSPFTVKKVVETPIQRDGSSCGIWVSLFLEKYLENPNYTIPPMGDTETENYLQSFLNTIPQRPLTQHNRRILTSLCIDSPN
- a CDS encoding SDR family oxidoreductase; its protein translation is MYRFTKLIRRTAILLTLFSSYALATTKENGSFIVITGASGQLGSAITHYLHDRDYYLLLVGRQKSKLSALHEQNPNSSTLAIDYSLPGYLTDYKKTLKDLNRPVHGLIISTPRPLWGGILQSPESWEAILRTTFIAQTALIQATLPYMAPQSSIVIIGGTTSVQLIPSYGLSCVIRRMWTTYTKALAHELGPKGIRANVVSPGVVRTPFHQERIREKARVNHFSYVEEYNKETESIPLRRFCETEELATTIEFLLSSSSSFISGTNLILDGGCTTSFR
- the bioB gene encoding biotin synthase BioB, which codes for MDECPEQWSLEAIKEVYDTPVFELIHRANAILRSNFPHSELQTCYLVSIKTGGCTEDCAYCAQSSRYQTNVKPEPMMKITEVMDRAKHAVDSGATRVCLGAAWREVKDNHQFDRTLEMIKGITNMGAEVCCALGMLTASQAKKLYEAGLHAYNHNLDSSEGFYKTIITTRKYEDRLKTLDVVEKSGIRTCCGGIVGMGETSDDRIGLLHTLACRERMPESVPVNVLWPIEGTPLQDQESISFWEILRTIATVRVIFPHSMVRLAAGRAFLSVEQQTLCFIAGANSIFYGEKLLTVDNNGINEDTEMLNLLGMRHRSAFSVKRGQSCQSATC
- the aroA gene encoding 3-phosphoshikimate 1-carboxyvinyltransferase; this translates as MLAYKISPSSISGNVCIPPSKSHTLRAIFWASVSHGTSIIDNALESPDSAVMIQACKQLGAKIHKRSSSLEITGTSNLRLPENTVINAGSSGIVFRFFTAIAAIFSEKITITGSSQLQRRPIAPLIKALENFGATFSYQGDLYTIPFSVSGPISSGYTEVLGDDSQYASALAMACSLAEGPFSFTIINPKERPWFKLTLWWLEQLAIPYAQSEDTYSFLGKARPKAFSYTVGGDFSSAAFLVAAALLSQSPHPTYLKNLNIDDVQGDKKLFFLLQKLGANIIFENNTVIVFPSTLSGGDIDMDPFIDALPILAVICCFATSPSHLYNARGAKDKESDRIIAITQELQKMGACIQPCHDGLLINPSPLYGASMQSHNDHRIAMALSIAAMYASGDSIISDTECIKKTFPNFIQILNSLHTNIQEYYEPIFLRTTNSGQDLAGSSLC
- a CDS encoding shikimate kinase, translated to MNLFFCGLPTVGKTLLGRAFANYLSISFFDIDDLIVSNYGNELYSSGCEIFQAVGDEVFASLEIEALRSLPLDNSVVALGGGTIMHQEACTIIKNRGILIYLSLPLVEIHKRLLKRGLPERLKRATNVEEILQQRIDHMQRVANYSFPLDDVDLLDEHSLLSACKSLNTLLNQ
- the aroC gene encoding chorismate synthase, with protein sequence MRNRFGSLFSLTTWGESHGPSIGVVIDGCPAGLLLKPEDFIPAMSRRSPGRPGTSPRKESDIVHILSGVYQGKTTGAPIALQIFNTDVKSAVYYKQDDRYRPGHGQFAYEKKYGIVDPLGGGRSSARETACRVAAGVIAAKILTHYDIYCLAFLSKIGKESIEEYPKFSKEFAQSIYNSPFLSPLDNDSIFQILTNLQNEEDSLGGIVSFITSPIHESLGEPVFNKVQGVLASALMSIPAAKGFEIGLGFASADRFGSEYIDPFIIENGNISMKSNNCGGSLGGITVGMPLNGRAAFKPTSSIRKPCFTVTKSGESTIYATEKESRNDPCVAIRAVSVVEAMVNLVLADLLLQQRCARL
- the aroB gene encoding 3-dehydroquinate synthase, translating into MIENFISDPHNVKLVENFFNKKLFSSISTDFPIVIISDLHVAEEILPPILDFMDSLDYKVILLTFPPGEKNKTWEIFISLQNQLVDQDVSLGSTIIGIGGGIVLDMAGFLASTYCRGVQLFLIPTTMTAMIDASIGGKNGINLRGLKNRLGTFYPPKDVWICPEFLATLPRREWFHGISESIKHGCIADAYIWEFLHNYSDMLFSSREILNEFIKRNCMIKAAIVTKDPKDKNLRKILNFGHTIAHAIETLSKGYIPHGLAVSVGMMVEMKISLESGIMKNPYLIEQLYNLLKHFCLPTTFEELRSLIPQHLHNGFYNPENIIHTLGYDKKNLSKKALRMVMIEHLGRVAPYNGAYCATPKMDILYEVLKSECHVMCNN
- a CDS encoding bifunctional 3-dehydroquinate dehydratase/shikimate dehydrogenase, whose translation is MLCATISGPSFSEAKQQLLHSLSLVDSIELRIDCLLSLSSDQLKHLVFLAKKPILTLKKHASLSESEWVERTMELAKLQPDYLDIDKDFPKEALRDIQNQYPNIKIILSYHSQTSEYVPNLYNDMLKQQADHYKIAITSTKSVDTLRYIQIKKHLPENTTLLCMGNEGIASRILSPVMKNAINYASAINAPKVAPGQLSIEDLLAYNYANLSSEASIYGLIGNPVDRSISHLSHNKLFSELNMKMSYIKILLTSQELKEFFSLTRNLPFRGLSVTMPFKTDVLDYIDVFDVSVKHCQSCNTLVFNNNKITGYNTDGLGLLNLLKRKNIALQNTHVAIVGSGGAAMAIATTFAYAGARISIFNRTEANAKKLAELCNGHAFPLNSLSENHNIDILILCLPPNVEIPEVLSPVIIDINTLPKESDYTRKAKTQGCRILYGYEMFAEQALLQFSLWFSEKLSEEDSQKFRISVENIVNAM